One Mus musculus strain C57BL/6J chromosome 2, GRCm38.p6 C57BL/6J genomic window, CTCGAGGGGGCGGTGCCGCACTGGCCCTTGCCGAGGTGACTGATCCTGTCCCTCGTTTGGACACAAGTATCCCAGAGGTCTTAGACACATGCCTTCGACCCTctgatgctttttgtttgtttgtttgtttgttttcccgaCAGAATCTTTCTACACTGATTTGACTGTTCTGGacctcactatgtggaccaggctggtctcaaactcccagagatccacttagctctgcctccagagtgctaagaGATTAAGGGTTTGCACCACCATATTctggctctttttgttttttgtttttttaaagatttatttatttttttatttatatgagtacactgcgactgccttcagacacacactagaagagggcatcagatcccattacagatggttgtgagccacatgtggttgctgggaattgaactcaggacctttggcagtcagtgctctttccatctttccagcctcccccttttttttttaatatttatgcttTGCCTGCAAGTATGGTTACATCCATGTGCCCATGGAAGTTTGAAGACGGTGTTGGCTCCTCTGGGATGGACTTACAGATAGTTgagagctaccatgtgagtgGTAGGAATCGAACttaagttctctgcaagagcagccagtgctgtttgtttgtttgtttgtttgtttgttttgagacagggtttctctgtgtagccctgcttggctggcctggaatttactatgtagaccaggctggcctcgaactcaaaagagatctccctgcctgtgcctcccaattgcctggattaaaggtgtgttggAATTCACCataaacccaggctggcctttgatTGGGAGGAttactgctgcctctgcctcccaggggctGAGCTGACAGACATGAGTCAACAGCCTGTCATCTGCTTTGATATGCGTTCCTTCTGTGGCCCTAGGTCTGGAATGTGACCTGGCTCAACACCTGGCTGGCCAGCATTTGGCCAAGGCCCTGGTGGTGAAGTCACTGAAGGCCTTTGTACAGGACCCAGCCCCCAGCAAGCCGTTGGTCCTTTCCCTGCACGGCTGGACAGGCACCGGGAAGTCCTACGTTAGCTCCCTGCTGGCACAGCATCTCTTCCGGGATGGCCTTCGCAGCCCTCACGTCCATCACTTCTCCCCTATCATCCATTTCCCACATCCCAGCCGCACTGAGCAGTACAAGGTAGGCCAGATGTGTCCTGGTCCCTTTTCTCCATCCTAATCCAGAGAGGGCTCCAAAACACACAGCCAGTTGGAGGCTCAGCCTTCAGAACCTGTTAGGAACAGGGGTGGTGGCAGTCTTGTTGCCTGTGAGTCCGAGACATCATGAGCCTTGGGGATTACCCCGGGCAGATATTACACAGGGTACCTGTGTCTGTGTTAGCATCCTCTCTTAAGCTCTTAGCCCCATATGGTGCTTTGGCAAGCATTCCCTGGTGACTGTCAGCTCTGATATCTGTTGTTCCTGATCTGTCTTAGCTGTCAACACTGGGGGGCAGGTCTGACCTCCCCTGTCAGAAGTCACTTAGCTCTCATGAACAGACAATTGAGTACATATTTGTACCCCTGTTCTCCTGTTGACTGGCTGTGTGACTTTGGACAAGTCTCTGCACCTCTCTGAACTACCCTTTTACCATCTGTCTCAAGGGGTTGGTGCCATCTGGATATAGATTGTGTCTCTTCGGAAATTTTTCTTGGCTTGGGAAGAAGTTCCGGGTTGCGGGGAGTGGAGTGTCTTGGACTCCTTTGGAATTCCTGTCTCTACCCTCATAGAAGGAGCTCAAGAGCTGGGTTCAGGGGAACCTCACTGCCTGTGGCCGATCCCTTTTCCTCTTCGATGAGATGGACAAGCTGCCTCCTGGCCTGATGGAAGTCCTGCAGCCCTTCCTGGGCCCTTCTTGGGTTGTGTATGGGACCAACTATCGCAAAGCCATCTTCATCTTTATCAGGTCTGGCCTCTATTGCAAGcaagtgggggtggaggggcacTTGTTAGAGGTCTAGCTGTCCAGCGTGGGCCTGTGCTCCCAGCAGGGTGCTCTCCCAGGAGCGCATGCATGCTCTCTTGactcctcactttttttttttttttttttccagacagggtttctctgtatagccctggctgtcctggaactcaactttgtagaccaggctgaaattcgcctgcctctgcctcccgggtgctgggattaaaggcgtgtgccaccacgcctggctctgacTCCTCACTTTATCTCTGATGACTCTCATTTGCAGTGGCTGACTTCTCCTTTGACATTCTCAAAGCCCTTCTGGGCTCTGACTTTTAGATCCTTGCTGCTGTGTAGAATCCCAGCCTGGTCAACAGTCATCCCTCCTTGGTAGTTGAGAGGACACATGCCTGAGAGAATGGGACTGTGTGTGTCCCTACTCTCCGACCTCAGCCCCATTTCCCAGCTGTGAGTCCTTAGGCAGGAGCGTTGAGCCTCTCTGAGCTctgccctctctctgcttctgaagCTGGAGCGATGGCAATTCTTCCCTGCCCTCCTCAGGAAAGCTAGTTAGAGGATACCAAAGGATCTTGTAGCCTGAGGGTGGTAACACTTTATTCGCAGTGCTCTGAAAGGTGTGTTGGAGGATGGCTTCAGAGTTGaaggtagcctgggctgcagtagTGTCAGCCCCAACCCTAGATGGCTCTGTGAATTGTAAAGTGCATCCCACATACATGTTACAGTGACGTGGCTGTCATGGGGAGAAGGAAATGGGCCACTTTGCTGACTCTGAGTCATGTTACGTGTGACCCTCTAGTTCTTCCATGAATCTCAGCCTGGCTTCTTGTGATTTTAGCAATGCTGGTGGTGAGCAGATCAACCAGGTGGCCTTGGAGGCCTGGCGCAGCCACAGGGACAGGGAAGAAATCAGCCTACAGGAGGTGGAGCCAGTAATCTCCCGAGCTGTGATGGACAACCCTCAACGTAAGTTGGCTCGGGGACCAATGTCGGTAGGGCCTTCACACTTAAGTACACCTGAATCTGAAGCACTGTCCACTGCACTGTAGTCCCATCTCTCCCGCCACATTGTCCACTGCACCATAGTCCCattccccccccaccaccacattGTCCACTGCACCATAGTCCCATTCCCCCCCACCATATTGTCCACTGCACTGTAGTCCCATCTCTCCTGCCACATTGTCCACTGCACCATAGTCCcatcccccccaccaccacattGTCCACTGCACCATAGTCCCATTCCCCCCCACCATATTGTCCACTGCACTGTAGTCCCATCTCTCCTGCCACATTGTCCACTGCACCATAGTCCCGCCCCCCCCACTACATTGTCCACTGCACCATAGTCCCGTTCCCCCGCCACATTGTCCACTGCACTGTAGTCTCATCTCTCCCACCACATTGTCTACTGCACCATAGCCCCGTCCCCCCACCACCGCATTGTCCACTGCACCATAGTCCCGTCCCCCACCACCACTACATTGTCCACTGCACCATagtcctgtcccctcccccaccacattGTCCACTGCACAGTAGTCCCATCTCTCCCGCCACATTGTCCACTGCACCATAGTCCCGTCCCCCCACCATCACATTGTCCACTGCACTGTAGTCCCATCACCCTCTGCCACATTGTCCACTGCACCACAGTCCCGTCCCTCGCCACACTGTCCACAATGAAGCCTGGATTCCCGACTAGAAATGCTCACCATGGCCTCTGTGCCTCCCTGCAGATGGCTTCTGGCGGTCTGGCATCATGGAGGAGCACCTGCTGGACGCTGTGGTGCCCTTCCTCCCGCTCCAGCGGCATCACGTGCGCCACTGCGTACTCAATGAGCTGGCTCAGTTGGGCCTGGAGCCCAGCGAGGAGGTGGTTCAGGCGGTGCTGGACAGCACCACCTACTTCCCTGAGGTAGAACAGCTCTTCTCCTCCAATGGCTGCAAGACAGTGGCCTCCCGACTCACAtttttcctctgagaagcccaGGTGGCATCGCTGCCTCCTCTGCCTGGTCAGAGCAAACACGAAAGGCCTGGGTGGCTCCTGGAAGAAATCTTTCCTAAGCTGGTTGGCAAGTGGGACCCAGAGCACAATGTTAAGATGAAGAAAGGTGTTGGCCAGGCCAAGGAAGAAAGGTCTAGAAGCATCTTTGCTAAGAAACTCCTGGGTACCCCGCAACCTCACAGCCGTGCCATTGCCCTGCAGTCTGAGCCTGAGCCTTCTCAATGTGAACGGCAACTCAGGGACGAAGGCTCCTGGCTGCTTCCAGCTGGGGACTCTTACTGGCATGCCTTGTCTGGCTCCTTTCCCAGACCTCAGCCCACAGACTGTGGCTGGACCCAGCAATCCAGCTAGGCCAGGCTAGCACCTCACAGGTTCCCCAAATGGAAGGACTCAAGCTACTACATGGGCCTGAATTtcaaagtttttaattttgtacAAGAGAACAGAGATTAAATAAACTTAGCCTTGGTATTAGAACATTGACCAAAGTTTCTTACTGTCCTGGGAGGAGGCAGCTTGGCTGAAATCTGTTCATTGCTCAGGAAGGGCTTCATTGGCCCTTTGAGGGAGTAGTTAATCGTCAGAGGTgagcttctctctgtctcctgggatctGTTGGACTTCCTGAGTTAAAAGGTTAGTCAGTTCCAAGAAGCTTTCACTACTGCTGAGATCTGTTGACGAGATCTCACTGAAGCTTAAGCTATCAGCAGCCTTGCTGGGCCATGGAGTCTGGCCCGGGGTATCATTGGCACTCTCACCAATGTCACTATGGGTCGTGCTGTGGGTCAGGCTGGGAGTCTTTGTTACTTTCTGGCTGCTGCGCTGGGCCTTGAGTTTCCAGCCCTGGGCGCGAACAGCCTTAGCTCTTCTGATTCTCTCCTTTACGCTCAGGGTAGACCTGGACTTGCTAGGCCTTGGGCCCTCAGGGGCTTCTGTCGTGCTGgtgctctggctaggatccttGGGATCCTCTGTCTTCTTGGGCTTTGGGACTtgggtggcctttttggagtCCCTTTGGCCATAGGCAGGTGTGACCTCAGTGGCGTTCTGGATTAGGTTCTCTGTGACTGCCTGGACGACCTTGGGGCTCCAGGTCAGTTCCTGGCTCTTCCTGGGTACTGAGAGCTGAGGCTTTAGCAGTGTGGACTCAGAGGATTCTATAGCCGTGTGGGAAGAGCTCTTATACTCCTGACTGGTTGACATCTCTGGCCCCGACGTGCTGATGCTCACAACTGGAAAAGTGTGTCAGGAGCAGTCACTGACCTCTCTAGGCGGCTCCGGGAAGACAGAACTTCTGGACAGCCTCCAGGCCACAACCCTGAGGCCTACTAACTCCCACCAGGCCCACCTTCTCAATATGTCTGGGCTGTGGGGTGACAAGACGCTGCTCAAACAGTACTGAGTCAGCCTGCCCTCTCTCTGGGCTCTCCCACAGGCCTCTGAACTCTGTATATGCAGCTGATTCCAGCACTTCCTTCAGCTCATGCAGCCCACCCTGATCCCTCTAAAGGTCTAATCACACTCTGCCCTCTAAGCCCCACTCCCATTTGCCCAGCTGGCTGCTCTCCCCTCCatctaccccaccccccagctgacTTAGCATTCACTTCCTGGGGCCAGGACTGAGTCAGTCACTCATCACCAGTGGTTGGTACAGGCCTACCTTGGGGAGGTTAGGGGATGATAACCAAATGAAAGGAAGGGGACTAATTCTGGCCCCCTCCACCAAGAAGCACTGGGAACAGCCTTTTCTGTCGATGTCACCCCCACACCAGGGGACGCTAGAGAGCAGCCTTCTTGCTTTACTCTTTTATCCCTTCTTGGCTGGTGATAGCAAAAGTGGGAGTCAAAACCTGTTGGATATGTATGAGGTATGTGGCTTTGTTCAGGGACATactgaggagaagagagaaagaacggGCCTTGGAAGGAGAGGCAGAAATAGTAACAACCAGGAAGGGCCTGAAGGTGATGGTGGGACTGTGAaaagcagcctgttttctggtcgagCTGGATTcaaaccctggagacccagcagattaatctgcaagggacagaaggccTCTTCTCCATGCTCCCAGACATAGGCTCCTGACATGAGGACCCAGCTCCatcattctgtggccatcagtcacgtagGCTGTccagactcctccccacagttacctaacaatagccaggtgtgctcctccccacagttacccagccccaacagcaaggtagcccagcctactataaaaggggctgcttggcccctcctctctctcttgcttctcttgctttCGCTCTAGccctcttgctccctccctcccttccccttctcccctctctccacagcctcttctctctctctctctctctcttctcctcctctctctctttctctcctttctctttgtctctctctgtctttttctctctctgtctctctctctctctgcttttctacaataaagctctaaaaccatggactgtctgtTCATTGAGACCTGCCATGTTGGAGCAATAggccttcccctaaagagccgCATTTAATCTCCCGTGGGAAGGCCTCCCAACGTTACCAGCCACCAGACCGGACCAAAGACTCTCACCCGAGTGGGAACCACCCAATGTCTTCTCCCCCTGCCCTTTCTCTGTTCAACCCTGGGGCTGACTGAGCCGCCTCCAGGGCCCCCACttctttctcagctcttctgcggtGTCCAGCGACATCCTATGATGCCCAAGGGCTAGAATCTGTTGTCCCTGGACTATGTGAGACCCAGGGACCCCAGACCGCTCCCTCTCCACCCTCGAGGACTGAGGttccgtggcttcccacagccagacgcCCACCTGGCGGCGTTGAGAGCACAAGGCAGTCCCCAGCATCTGCCCGACCAGTCTCTCCGAGCTCTGGCAGGACTCCGGTCATCTCTCCCGCCCCTTCTACTTCCCCATACCTGGTGCCCAACAGGTGACTGGTCTCTGCCCTGTGCTGGCCACCATCCCACTAGGTCCCCACCACATCCCTTGGGGTTGGGACAAAGCTGTCCAGGGCAGAACCTTAGGACATGCTCAGTACTTGGCTTCTCTGTTGCTTTCTGCTAGGCTTAGCAGGAACAGCAAGGACTTACTGCTAAAGACGGAGCCTGAGGAGGTCTGGTCCGCATAGCTGTCTGTCAGGGATGTCCTTCTGCGAGCGGTTTTCACCTATAGCAAGAATCAGACTGGGGAGCTGCAGACTGGTAGACTCCTGCACCCACACTCATATGCTTGCAAGGTTACAGAACAGtctagccatttttttttttctaagacagtgtttctctgtgtaacccaggctgtcctggaacttcttaagactaggctggcctggaactcagggatctccctgtctgtgcctcccttgtgccaggattaaaggcatgtgacctCCACACAGCTAGCAGTCATTTTAAAAAGGggtttattttctacttttttgtttgtttgtttgtttttgttttctgagacagggtttctctgtatagccctggctgtcctggaactcactctgtagaccaggctggcctcgaactcagaaatccgcctgcctctgcctcccaagtgctgggattaaaggcgtgtgccaccactgcccagcttcttttCCACTTTTTAAGATGTTTAtgcatgagtgtttgtgtgtacagCAGAATACAAGTGCctacaaaggtcagaagagggcatcggagagatggagctggagttccaggcattTGTGAGCAGCTcagtgtaggtgctggaaaccaaactcaggtcctctacaaagGCGGTATtgacttaaccactgagccatagctTCTCCCAACCCATTTTGATgatgttgttttgttgtgtttttccaATCGAACATTCTTTCTCCCCGTTTAAGAGTTCTTCACAGAGACTTGGTTAGGATGGGTGGGAAGGCCAGGAGGCTAAGACTGCAGGCAGGGCATTTAGCCAGGTCAGATAGCCATCCTATCCTAGAGACGTAGAACATTGGTTCACATGGGGCCAGGCTTCTGTAAACTAAAGCGCTGAGCCCCGGGAAACGCAAGTTCACCCGGGGGACTACTTCTGCTATGCCTGTTTCACAGTGCAGAGAACCAGGTCTCTGAGCACTGAAGTAGCCTGCTGAGGAGGGAAGAAGCTTTGTGCCCAGCCGGCCTGGTGGCCTCCTGCACCCGTGATCACATCTGTGGCTGGGGAGAAAAGGTAAAGCTGACAGGTACCTGCTAGGCCAGCTATGGAGTTGGGCCCACCTCAATTTATCTAGCAGAGAGAGGATGCTCACAGCGACGTCAAGGCCACGCAGATGCATGTTCTTTCCTATGAATGTGAACTAGGGAGGGCACCGGGGCAGCTCTCACTTCAGCTGCGTGACCCTTATAAATACAACACTTAGGGAAAGGACCCAGAGATCACATATAGCGTTAGGAATCGGGGCAGCCTTGTGCAGAAGTTGGGGGTGGGTCAGGGGTCTAAGAGGGTGCATGCCCAAACAGCCTTCTGGGAGCTGAGAATGTGTTTGTTGACTTGGGTGTTGAGGCCATAGCACACTCCTTTTGTGAAAATTCAGCTATCCCTTCACTTGTGCACTTAAaaatgggtgtggtggctcatgcctgtagttCCATCACTTTTAAGGCGAGAGGACTgctgtcagtttgaggccagcctaagctacataagttctaggtcagctgagttacatagcaagacactgtctcgaaaacaaatgtgtgtgtgtgtgtgtgtgtgtgtgtgtaggggttacACACCTTTTATCCTGGCCCTAGGGatgtagaggcaggtagatttctgttgagtttaaagccagctttgtctatatagtgaattccaggcaagctagggctatgtagtaagaccctgttGGGAAAAGCAATACTAACAGACAGGGAAGATGTGTGGGTCAAGCACCTGCTATGCAAGCTTGAGCGCCTGAGCTGACATTCCCAGCACATACACATAACCTGGAATGGCTATATGCACCTTAGCCCTGGCACTGTCatggagaggaggaagtggagacaggaggtttCTGAGGCCGCCTTAGTCTCAATAAGGCAGAAAATGATAGGGAAGGAAGGACACCCAACATCCCCCTGAGGCCTCCACGTGGGCATACGTCCTGCAcagacaacacacatacagcacgaGCCAtctgctctccccccccccccgcccccagtgtTTTTTCTATGCTAGACAATGGAAAGACCATAGGGCCAGTTTAGTAAGGAGGGCAAGGCAGACCCCGAGCAGGGTCTGATCATGCACAAGCACAGGGCCACCCTTACTTCTAGGTCTCCATCTCAGATGAGGGTAGGGCAGGCTCACATTAGACTCCAGGCGCCTCAGGCCTTCCACTCACCTTTTTTTCCTCTGCCAGCTGCGGAGCCTGGTAAAGAGTCACTTCCTCTTCAGGGGTCCCAAGACGTTCCTGCTTCCAGAGCTTCACCAGGACTTGGGCTTTCCTGCGTTCCAATAACCGCTGCCTGTCAAGTAAGTTATGGTCCCGGGGGCCCTTTATCAGTCTCTGGAATCTGAACTGCTGTCCCCAGAGACCAGGCAGTGCAAGCCCTTCAGAACAGCTGGACCAGAGGCGTTCTGAGTCCCCACCAGTTCCTACCCTTGGCCACAAGTCTCCGTTCCACACACAAGCTTACACCACAGTGCTCTGAGGGTAGATGTTCTTCGGCCCATTTTCTATCATCCGACTTAGCTGGAGCTTGGCCAGTTCGGCCACTTGGGACTTAAGCACATTCTCCACAGTCATGCTAGGAAAGAGGGTGTTCATCACTGCAGCCATCTGCCGGGTCGGAACAGCGCACAGAAGGTTAGTGCCACCGTGACCTCGGATGAACACAGGAGGCCTCCGTAGACTTCCTAAGCTAGGGCCTTTTAACCCAGGAGGAGGAGAGCATGAGCAATGGACAGCTCCCCAGTGGGGAGGCAGACAGGACAGTTCTGAACTGCTTCTGAACAACAGAGCTTGAGTCTCACTGCACCCGAGGGGCAGGAGGGGGAAGGTAACATCAGTGAGGAGGAGGGCTAGTAGGGGGAGCAGCTCAATGCCACCAGTCTCTCTCGGGGACAGGATAAGAGCCTCTCTGGCTCGTCAGGAGCCCACCTTGGGATACTCGGGATTGAGAAGCAGTACAGTAGCGACATCCAGGCGGGCCCCCAGAGTGTTCTGCAGGAACTGTCGGCACTTGGCCCGGTGCAGGTAGTACTGTGGTTTCTGAGGGCTGTGCCTTATGGCCTCCGAGAAGTGCTCCTCTGCTGTCTGGAACTGCCTGAGGGAAATGCCCAAGGCTGCCATGAACCTCCAGGAAAGATGGTGGCTACAGGCCAAGGAGGGAAACTAGGGGGCCCCACTCCTGGTCGCCTTTGCCCACCCACTTCTGTCTCTTCTTGATGGACCTGACAGTTGAGTACTATAACTTTGGTATACCctaattttttttgtcttatttaaaatttttgagacagggtctccctatataGGCCTGACTTTAGTgcaactcaatatgtagaccaggctagccttgaactcttaaagatctgcctgcttctgccttccaagtagcATGGGCCACTCCACCTGGCCCTAACATTTACAActgtatggctgttttgcctgcaagtatgttgTGCACCATCTGCATGCCTAATCAATCACTTGGAAATGGGATAGCAGATAACTGAGTGGCctcgtgggtgctggaaaccaatcTAAGTCTTTAGAGGAGTCTTTAGAGGGAGGCTAGTTGGGAAGGTAGGTAGGCCTTGAAAATAACATTCTGAATCACACATgcatgaatatttttttttcattaaaaagctTAATTTACTAAAATAATCAAATTATTTTTGTGTGAAGATGTGAATAAAATCTCTGTCCAGAAGACAACTCTGACTTCTGgtgagccccaccccccaccccacccccgccccctcaGCACTGCCCTTAGCCACGCCCTCCTAAACCACGCCCTCCTCAGCCACGCCCCCTGACACCTGCCTGTGGCGCACCTGTGTTTCTGCTGGCAGAAGCCCAGCTTCTCCTGCAGCACACCCATGCGCAAGTTGGCTCCTTCATCCAGCGGGCTCAGGGCCAGCGCTTGCTTGTAGTCAGCCTCCGCGAAGGCCAGGTTGCCCAGCTGGAAGAAGCAATCTAGGAGCCGAGGGTGAAGTTTGAGTGCATCCCCAACTCCCTGAGCAAAGCTAGGGCCCAGCCTGGACTCTTCGGGCAGTTAGCAGGGGCCTAACCGCCCGCCACCCAGCTCACCCCCACGGTTGATGTACAAGCCCTTCTCATTCTGCTCGTCTCTGATAGCCTTGTTCAGCAGCAGCACGCCCTCCTGATAGGCACCATGGTTGTAGCAGTGCACAGCAAAGTCATTGTAAGTCAGCAGCAGCTGACGCTGCGCCTGCTTCACTAGGTTGTCCTGGGTGTCAGTCACCATGTCCATTGCCTTCAGGAAGTCTTCCACAGCATGGTCAAATTGCTGGAGCCGTCTACGCAAGGTGCCCCTATCGTATTGCAGGGCAGGTAGCAGGGAGGGACATGAGAACTAAAGCAATCCATTTGGCTAGAAGGCTACTGTCCACCCTGGACCTTCTGACCCCATGGCCTTGACTATATTCATAAATTCTGCCTCAAACCCTAGATCTGTCCTCTGGAGCTGGCCTGAGATTGCTACTTAGATAAGCTTTTAGTCATCTGGATTTTGTTATTTCTCAAGGATGGTTTTCCAGTTTGGAAGTGGTATATGTGCTAGTGTCTATGTTCAGTATAACTTCATGTACTTAGTTTATGGGAATCTTATGggtttctggaaattgaactcaatcAAGCTGACAGATTTGTTCAGCAAGCTACTTTACCCGATGAGCCATCACATGCCCCTGTTCAGGCCTTTTTGTATACATACTTTAGCCAACTATCTAGAGGAGAAAATCCAGGATTAGGGAGATTGAATGGCACCAAATCCTTGGGGGACCAGATACAATTTCTACTCTCATGTCCTCCCAACACAAACTACTCAGCAGGCCTGGCTGGAGGCCTAAGATTCCCAGGTTACCATGGAAACCACCTCTATGGTGCCATGACCACAGTCAAAAGCAGGGAAAGGTTACtaggggttagagagagagagactgaagtcTGGGGAGGTTGAGAGACCCTCCTGAGACCACGAAGCAGGTCTGCAGGAGGTCCAGCCCCTTTGTACCCCAGTAccggaagaagaagaagttgggATCCAGGGGATTGTTCTCAATGGCACAGTTGATGCACTTCAGTGCACGGTGCACCTTGCCCTGCACGGCCAGGGTGCTGGCATCTTGGAGAGACTGCTTGGCCTGGTCCACCATCTTCTGGAGTAGCCCTTTGGCCTGTGCGTGCAAGGGATCTAGGAGCAAGGCGCTTCGAAGGTCCTGATAGCAGAGCTTGGCCTGCAAGGGTGGAGGGGTGGCACTGTCCCAGTAGTGGGAAGAGGAAGGCAGGCCTCTAGGAAACAGGCTACTCCCACAGCATCCCTTCTGTGTCCCCGGCACCAGCATTACTGTTCTACATTTCTGGCCTCTTGAATAGGCAGTCCCCAGCCTCCACATCAATAGCTCCTTTCCAGGTAGAACTTCGGAGAggcaggtcagccttggtgattTGTGCTGATCTTATCTCCTAGTAGGAGTCCTGTGGTGAGGGGGCCTCATCTCCTGCATCCTTTCTCCACTCCCTAGCCCTCCCATGTACCACAGCAGCTGTGACCAAGGGCTGACCGAGGTCTGGGTATGAGCAGAGACTATCCGTAGGCAAATGCCTTTCACCCGTGTGCAGTATACCCCAGTCAACCGTCTTAGCAAGCGCCTCACTGCCCCATGGGTAACTGGTTGGAGGGTAACCTGGGAGGACTGGGGGATGGCTGGGGTGGGCTTGGACTGGAGAACTGACTGGCTGGCCTTGGTCAAGTCACCTCTGGGCCATTTTACTGTTCACCTTCCTTTTAGGGTTCCTGGCA contains:
- the Tor2a gene encoding torsin-2A isoform X1, which gives rise to MDKLPPGLMEVLQPFLGPSWVVYGTNYRKAIFIFISNAGGEQINQVALEAWRSHRDREEISLQEVEPVISRAVMDNPQHGFWRSGIMEEHLLDAVVPFLPLQRHHVRHCVLNELAQLGLEPSEEVVQAVLDSTTYFPEVEQLFSSNGCKTVASRLTFFL
- the Tor2a gene encoding torsin-2A isoform 4 precursor (isoform 4 precursor is encoded by transcript variant 5) gives rise to the protein MAVARHGYRPWGSILGLLGLALAAAAAWDVASLRCTFGSFCECDFWPDLPGLECDLAQHLAGQHLAKALVVKSLKAFVQDPAPSKPLVLSLHGWTGTGKSYVSSLLAQHLFRDGLRSPHVHHFSPIIHFPHPSRTEQYKKELKSWVQGNLTACGRSLFLFDEMDKLPPGLMEVLQPFLGPSWVVYGTNYRKAIFIFISNAGGEQINQVALEAWRSHRDREEISLQEVEPVISRAVMDNPQRKWLLAVWHHGGAPAGRCGALPPAPAASRAPLRTQ
- the Tor2a gene encoding torsin-2A isoform 1 precursor (isoform 1 precursor is encoded by transcript variant 1); the encoded protein is MAVARHGYRPWGSILGLLGLALAAAAAWDVASLRCTFGSFCECDFWPDLPGLECDLAQHLAGQHLAKALVVKSLKAFVQDPAPSKPLVLSLHGWTGTGKSYVSSLLAQHLFRDGLRSPHVHHFSPIIHFPHPSRTEQYKKELKSWVQGNLTACGRSLFLFDEMDKLPPGLMEVLQPFLGPSWVVYGTNYRKAIFIFISNAGGEQINQVALEAWRSHRDREEISLQEVEPVISRAVMDNPQHGFWRSGIMEEHLLDAVVPFLPLQRHHVRHCVLNELAQLGLEPSEEVVQAVLDSTTYFPEVEQLFSSNGCKTVASRLTFFL
- the Tor2a gene encoding torsin-2A isoform 3 precursor (isoform 3 precursor is encoded by transcript variant 4) → MAVARHGYRPWGSILGLLGLALAAAAAWDVASLRCTFGSFCECDFWPDLPGLECDLAQHLAGQHLAKALVVKSLKAFVQDPAPSKPLVLSLHGWTGTGKSYVSSLLAQHLFRDGLRSPHVHHFSPIIHFPHPSRTEQYKELKSWVQGNLTACGRSLFLFDEMDKLPPGLMEVLQPFLGPSWVVYGTNYRKAIFIFISNAGGEQINQVALEAWRSHRDREEISLQEVEPVISRAVMDNPQHGFWRSGIMEEHLLDAVVPFLPLQRHHVRHCVLNELAQLGLEPSEEVVQAVLDSTTYFPEVEQLFSSNGCKTVASRLTFFL
- the Tor2a gene encoding torsin-2A isoform 2 precursor (isoform 2 precursor is encoded by transcript variant 3) is translated as MAVARHGYRPWGSILGLLGLALAAAAAWDVASLRCTFGSFCECDFWPDLPGEGWEPVRTGGQPAVRRGSKHLPPRRPPAEDPAPSKPLVLSLHGWTGTGKSYVSSLLAQHLFRDGLRSPHVHHFSPIIHFPHPSRTEQYKKELKSWVQGNLTACGRSLFLFDEMDKLPPGLMEVLQPFLGPSWVVYGTNYRKAIFIFISNAGGEQINQVALEAWRSHRDREEISLQEVEPVISRAVMDNPQHGFWRSGIMEEHLLDAVVPFLPLQRHHVRHCVLNELAQLGLEPSEEVVQAVLDSTTYFPEVEQLFSSNGCKTVASRLTFFL
- the Tor2a gene encoding torsin-2A isoform 5 precursor (isoform 5 precursor is encoded by transcript variant 6) gives rise to the protein MAVARHGYRPWGSILGLLGLALAAAAAWDVASLRCTFGSFCECDFWPDLPGLECDLAQHLAGQHLAKALVVKSLKAFVQDPAPSKPLVLSLHGWTGTGKSYVSSLLAQHLFRDGLRSPHVHHFSPIIHFPHPSRTEQYKKELKSWVQGNLTACGRSLFLFDEMDKLPPGLMEVLQPFLGPSWVVYGTNYRKAIFIFIRWLLAVWHHGGAPAGRCGALPPAPAASRAPLRTQ